The following proteins are encoded in a genomic region of Porphyrobacter sp. CACIAM 03H1:
- a CDS encoding copper resistance system multicopper oxidase translates to MTSPHLTRRHLIAAFGAASAFAATPAWAQGHSMHRGGSHGRDGPRIPAGFGELSGEVIDLAVGSGHRIVEGRRGPGIAVNGSVPGPLIRLREGQNVRLNVTNNLSEDTSIHWHGLLLPFQMDGVPGISFPGIKPGQTFTYEFPVRQAGTYWYHSHSGLQEQSGHYGPLIIDPAGAEPVEYDRDYILLLSDFTVLDPHFIMQRLRTGEGYFNRQQNTWTDDYPMTGEERRMWAQMRMMPTDIMDIGGKTYTFLANGRGPAEGMEYLFKPGERIRLRIINGSAQSFFNVRIPGLPMTIIAADGQNVRPVEVDEFQIGTAEIYDVIVEPGNAEAYAIVGESMDRSGMALAMLASRPGARATVPALRDPPLLTMGDMGMDHGSGSMDHGAMTSGPSAEGATGGATGAMDHAAMGHGDVAASADSGMAGMAMSGMSMDGMKMRDTALLPPDVAIGPGIDMVSMAPIDKMGDPGLGLRDVPHRVLNYRMLKALEPNRDTREPSRLLELHLTGNMERYMWSFDGRMYSAVSDVPIRFAWNERVRVKLVNNTMMAHPIHLHGMFFELVNGESAALQPRKNVVIVQPGASAQFDLTANEPGDWAFHCHLMYHMHGGMMQTVTVVGPGGGA, encoded by the coding sequence ATGACCAGTCCTCATCTCACAAGACGTCACCTGATCGCTGCGTTTGGCGCGGCCTCAGCCTTCGCCGCTACGCCAGCTTGGGCGCAAGGGCACAGCATGCACCGGGGCGGCAGCCATGGCCGCGACGGCCCGCGCATTCCTGCGGGCTTTGGTGAGCTCAGCGGCGAGGTCATCGATCTTGCCGTCGGCAGCGGGCATCGCATTGTTGAAGGGCGACGCGGCCCGGGCATCGCCGTCAATGGCAGTGTCCCCGGCCCGTTGATCCGGCTGCGCGAAGGGCAGAATGTCCGCCTGAATGTCACCAACAATTTGAGCGAGGATACATCGATCCACTGGCACGGGCTATTGCTCCCGTTCCAGATGGACGGGGTCCCGGGCATCAGCTTTCCGGGCATCAAGCCGGGCCAGACCTTCACCTACGAATTCCCGGTCCGCCAGGCAGGTACCTATTGGTATCACAGCCACTCGGGCTTGCAGGAGCAGTCGGGGCATTATGGCCCTTTGATTATTGACCCGGCAGGCGCCGAACCGGTGGAGTATGATCGCGATTACATTTTGCTGCTAAGCGACTTCACTGTGCTCGACCCACATTTCATCATGCAGCGGTTGCGCACCGGCGAAGGCTATTTCAACCGCCAGCAAAACACCTGGACCGATGACTACCCGATGACCGGCGAAGAACGCCGGATGTGGGCACAGATGCGGATGATGCCGACCGATATCATGGATATTGGCGGGAAGACGTACACGTTTCTTGCCAACGGACGTGGGCCGGCGGAGGGCATGGAATATCTGTTCAAGCCGGGAGAACGCATCCGGCTGCGTATCATCAATGGATCGGCGCAGAGCTTTTTCAACGTTCGCATCCCCGGCCTGCCGATGACGATCATCGCAGCAGATGGGCAGAACGTGCGCCCGGTTGAGGTTGACGAATTCCAGATCGGCACTGCCGAAATCTATGACGTAATCGTCGAGCCAGGAAATGCCGAAGCCTATGCCATCGTCGGTGAGTCGATGGACCGTTCGGGCATGGCGCTGGCCATGTTGGCGAGTCGGCCCGGTGCGCGGGCGACCGTTCCTGCGCTGCGCGATCCGCCGCTGCTAACCATGGGCGACATGGGAATGGATCACGGGTCCGGCAGCATGGATCATGGAGCAATGACGTCCGGTCCTTCCGCAGAAGGTGCAACCGGTGGTGCAACAGGCGCGATGGATCACGCAGCCATGGGACATGGCGACGTGGCCGCCTCTGCCGATAGTGGCATGGCAGGCATGGCGATGAGTGGCATGAGCATGGACGGCATGAAGATGCGCGATACCGCGCTGCTCCCGCCCGACGTCGCGATCGGCCCAGGCATCGACATGGTGTCGATGGCCCCCATCGACAAAATGGGCGATCCCGGCCTTGGACTGCGCGATGTGCCGCACCGGGTGCTCAATTATCGCATGCTCAAGGCGCTCGAGCCCAACCGCGACACCCGCGAGCCATCGCGGCTGCTCGAACTGCACCTTACTGGCAATATGGAACGTTATATGTGGTCGTTCGACGGGCGGATGTATTCTGCCGTCAGCGATGTGCCGATCCGTTTTGCATGGAACGAGCGGGTGCGGGTGAAGCTGGTCAACAACACCATGATGGCGCACCCCATCCATCTGCACGGCATGTTCTTCGAGCTGGTAAACGGGGAAAGCGCTGCGCTTCAGCCGCGCAAGAACGTCGTGATCGTCCAGCCCGGCGCCAGCGCGCAATTTGATCTCACGGCCAATGAACCCGGCGACTGGGCGTTTCACTGCCACCTGATGTATCACATGCATGGCGGGATGATGCAGACTGTGACCGTGGTCGGTCCGGGCGGCGGTGCATGA
- a CDS encoding copper resistance protein B — protein sequence MDHSTMDHGAVDVAAPASPGPAMETPPPPEAGSGPPRAADAIWGADAMRASREELQRTHGDFPVFWFQGDRFETQVRDGREGYLWDLQGYYGGPTSRLWFKSEGEGTFGEPIEQAEVQALYARAIAPFWDLQAGVRQDLRGPDTTHAVIGVQGLSPYMFEVDAALFLSQRGDLTARIEGEVDQRITQRLILQPRAEVNLSAQEIPQLGTGSGIDSVEVGVRLRYEFIREFAPYIGIEQSWRLGGSADYARARGEDPSVTNYLVGIRFWF from the coding sequence ATGGACCACAGCACCATGGATCATGGCGCGGTCGACGTTGCCGCGCCTGCTTCTCCGGGACCTGCCATGGAAACCCCGCCGCCACCTGAGGCCGGAAGCGGTCCACCGCGCGCCGCCGATGCCATCTGGGGCGCCGACGCGATGCGGGCTTCGCGCGAGGAATTGCAACGCACCCATGGCGATTTCCCGGTCTTCTGGTTTCAGGGCGATCGTTTCGAGACGCAGGTGCGCGACGGTCGTGAGGGCTATCTTTGGGATCTTCAGGGCTATTATGGTGGCCCGACGAGCCGGCTCTGGTTCAAGAGCGAAGGTGAAGGCACGTTCGGCGAACCGATTGAACAAGCCGAGGTCCAGGCGCTCTACGCGCGGGCCATTGCGCCCTTCTGGGATCTGCAGGCGGGCGTGCGCCAAGACCTCCGCGGACCCGATACCACGCATGCGGTGATCGGCGTGCAAGGGCTTTCGCCCTATATGTTCGAGGTCGACGCCGCATTGTTCCTGTCACAGCGTGGCGATCTCACAGCGCGGATCGAGGGCGAGGTCGACCAGCGCATCACTCAACGTCTGATCCTGCAACCGCGCGCCGAGGTGAACCTGTCGGCGCAGGAAATTCCGCAGCTCGGCACCGGGTCAGGCATCGATTCGGTCGAGGTCGGCGTGCGGCTGCGCTACGAGTTTATTCGCGAATTTGCCCCGTATATCGGCATCGAGCAAAGTTGGCGCCTCGGCGGCAGCGCCGATTACGCCCGCGCACGCGGCGAGGATCCCAGCGTCACGAACTATCTCGTTGGCATCCGTTTCTGGTTCTGA
- a CDS encoding copper resistance protein CopC: MKFASLLAAIAMVAAPLAVPSASLAHTKVVASTPAEGTTVGSARVVTLTFSEALLPPTAAASIVMTAMPGMANHGEMAIRNFTTSWSNGNKTMTLTLKKPLAKGTYEVRWQAAGADGHRMTGKVSFIVG; the protein is encoded by the coding sequence ATGAAATTCGCATCTCTCCTCGCCGCAATCGCAATGGTCGCCGCTCCGCTTGCAGTTCCGTCCGCTTCGCTTGCTCACACCAAAGTCGTCGCATCGACACCGGCTGAGGGAACGACTGTTGGCAGCGCCCGCGTGGTCACACTGACCTTCAGTGAAGCTCTGCTCCCGCCGACGGCGGCAGCAAGCATCGTCATGACCGCGATGCCGGGCATGGCAAACCACGGCGAAATGGCCATCCGCAATTTCACCACCTCTTGGTCCAACGGCAACAAAACGATGACACTCACCCTGAAAAAGCCGCTGGCCAAAGGAACCTATGAGGTGCGCTGGCAGGCTGCGGGGGCGGACGGCCATCGTATGACAGGTAAAGTCAGCTTTATCGTCGGCTGA
- a CDS encoding CopD family protein, with translation MGEPTEQVLRFAHYALLLGLLGWTAFRLVGLRGERWVPHDEGGHTLIIAALAAPVVSIALMLASIAAMMGVPITALDWPMAEAMIVGTDLGKAFLLRESLLTFGLCALFIRHRTSVGFPVAAACFAGALLTLSWSGHVAATDGGLGLFHRLNNGVHLLAASLWVGAICWFLLLTIKAHRQPALIPTDQLLRVMHGFAPLGVGLVAAVSMTGLINAQLIFGLENTIAVSDTPYGLLLVAKVTLVGGMLAFGAHNAQIGRRHFLVHERDSVEHSVALTLLRKSLAGELMLAAGVIGLVAVLGMLSPMTM, from the coding sequence ATGGGTGAGCCAACCGAACAGGTTCTGCGGTTTGCTCATTATGCTTTGCTGCTCGGCCTGTTGGGTTGGACGGCATTTCGGTTGGTTGGGTTGCGTGGCGAGCGCTGGGTGCCTCACGACGAGGGCGGTCACACGCTGATCATCGCAGCGCTTGCGGCACCGGTGGTTTCAATCGCCCTGATGCTGGCCTCGATCGCTGCTATGATGGGTGTGCCAATTACAGCGCTCGATTGGCCGATGGCCGAAGCAATGATTGTTGGCACTGACCTTGGCAAAGCGTTCCTCTTGCGCGAATCTTTGCTCACCTTCGGCTTGTGTGCGTTGTTCATTCGACACCGGACTAGCGTAGGTTTCCCCGTCGCTGCTGCCTGCTTCGCCGGTGCGCTGCTCACGCTAAGCTGGAGCGGCCATGTGGCTGCGACTGACGGCGGATTGGGCTTGTTCCACCGTCTGAATAACGGCGTACACTTGCTTGCGGCGAGCTTGTGGGTAGGTGCCATCTGCTGGTTCCTTTTACTGACAATCAAAGCTCACCGGCAGCCCGCTCTTATCCCTACCGATCAGCTGCTTCGCGTCATGCATGGCTTCGCACCGCTGGGTGTCGGGCTTGTCGCAGCTGTATCTATGACGGGTCTGATAAATGCGCAGCTGATCTTTGGCTTGGAGAACACCATAGCCGTTTCCGACACCCCCTATGGCTTGTTGTTAGTCGCAAAAGTGACGTTAGTTGGCGGAATGCTGGCGTTTGGCGCGCACAATGCCCAGATCGGACGGCGGCATTTTCTGGTTCATGAACGCGACAGTGTGGAGCACTCAGTTGCACTGACGCTCCTGCGTAAAAGCTTGGCAGGCGAGTTGATGTTGGCTGCTGGGGTGATTGGACTGGTTGCTGTGCTGGGCATGCTGTCTCCAATGACGATGTAG
- a CDS encoding TonB-dependent receptor: MKTRAMILASAAVVVACPHAANAQENTESGPDADSSVIIVTAQRQSQSLQEVPIAVSAFDAEALGSQQIENASDLQLTLPNVSFSKGNFTAASFTIRGIGDLCVGVTCDAATAIHVNGSPLFGTRLFETEYFDLERVEVLRGPQGTLFGRNATSGVVNFVTAKPDLGAFGASGELEYGNYNSIRVEGMVNAPITDTIGVRLAGFYLNRDGYTTNLFDGTDIDDRDMYAFRGSLRFEPTVDTTIDLMGYYFREKDNRLRNQKQTCQRDPLGVLGCLNNRRDFDITNANSTVGATLSSQEFFALQGIPSALGLGSLYGPDAFSGFNEPSDVRVVNTAYTPFYFADELQLQARLEQRLGDLSLSATGIYQDTQVDSRQDYFLGIQNRSTFAPALNALSSFATVGIPTGLPAPAPAVVPGSAAYFAPIAQALIPSGPQGVLCTSDNDDGNRGAFEGNSRCSETPLSFDRSAERRKSWSAEVLLSSDFDGSFNFLLGGIYARSKTTDNIHYVKLSLSSSEFCSAY, translated from the coding sequence ATGAAAACTAGGGCGATGATACTGGCGAGTGCCGCAGTTGTTGTGGCTTGCCCGCACGCGGCTAATGCGCAGGAGAATACTGAAAGCGGCCCTGATGCGGATAGCTCTGTAATCATCGTCACAGCGCAACGGCAGTCGCAAAGCCTTCAAGAGGTACCCATTGCTGTTTCCGCTTTTGACGCCGAAGCGCTCGGAAGCCAGCAAATTGAAAATGCGTCGGATCTACAACTAACACTGCCAAACGTGTCCTTCTCAAAGGGCAATTTCACCGCCGCATCTTTTACAATACGCGGAATTGGTGATCTATGCGTAGGCGTCACATGTGATGCGGCAACAGCTATTCATGTGAACGGTTCCCCGCTCTTTGGAACACGGTTATTTGAAACAGAATATTTCGATTTAGAAAGAGTGGAAGTTCTGCGCGGGCCGCAAGGAACGCTGTTCGGACGTAATGCGACATCCGGGGTGGTGAATTTCGTTACAGCGAAACCCGACCTGGGGGCCTTCGGAGCGTCCGGTGAGTTGGAATATGGCAACTACAACAGCATCAGGGTCGAAGGGATGGTTAACGCTCCAATCACCGACACGATCGGTGTCCGATTGGCCGGCTTCTATCTCAATCGGGACGGGTATACCACGAATCTCTTCGACGGAACGGACATTGATGACCGTGATATGTATGCCTTCCGAGGCTCTTTAAGGTTCGAACCAACTGTCGACACTACAATAGACTTGATGGGCTATTACTTCCGTGAAAAAGATAATCGACTGCGCAACCAAAAGCAAACTTGTCAGCGTGATCCTCTTGGTGTTCTTGGCTGCCTGAACAATCGGCGTGATTTTGATATCACTAACGCCAACTCAACGGTCGGCGCTACGCTTAGCTCACAAGAATTTTTCGCCCTTCAGGGCATTCCGTCTGCCTTGGGTCTCGGAAGCCTGTACGGGCCAGACGCGTTCAGCGGGTTTAACGAACCCAGTGATGTCCGCGTGGTCAATACAGCATATACGCCTTTTTATTTTGCTGATGAGTTACAGTTACAGGCCCGTTTGGAGCAGAGGTTGGGGGATCTCTCTCTATCTGCGACGGGAATTTACCAAGACACACAAGTCGACTCCCGTCAGGATTACTTCCTTGGCATTCAGAATCGCAGCACGTTTGCTCCAGCTCTGAATGCGCTATCCAGTTTTGCGACTGTTGGCATACCAACAGGTCTTCCTGCGCCGGCGCCCGCAGTTGTTCCCGGCTCCGCCGCCTACTTCGCACCAATCGCCCAAGCCCTCATACCGAGCGGACCACAGGGCGTGTTATGCACTTCCGACAATGATGACGGTAATAGGGGCGCATTCGAAGGCAACTCGCGCTGCTCTGAAACGCCACTCTCCTTCGATAGATCGGCGGAGCGCCGAAAATCGTGGAGCGCGGAGGTTCTTCTCTCTAGTGATTTCGATGGCAGCTTCAATTTTCTTCTGGGCGGCATCTATGCCCGCTCAAAAACAACAGACAACATACATTATGTAAAATTGTCTCTGTCAAGTTCGGAATTTTGTTCTGCTTACTGA
- a CDS encoding TonB-dependent receptor, whose protein sequence is MQKHILLRRSLALLLSTAAISPFAAHAQDAEPQNQQETSANSLDAINEILVTGTKTKDAENVQDVPLAVTAFNASTLEAFKIRNIAGLSFQAPSVSLDDVGTTRGAANFTIRGVGINSSIPSIDPTVGVFVDGVYLGINGGVVFDLFDLDSVEVLRGPQGVLFGRNVTGGAVVINTGNPTEDFRGKFRAAVDGPVDGGRGGANYTVSGVLSGPIVEDVLLFKVGAYYNKDEGYFTNLFDNSNHGAAETKILRGALEARLGGLTLLGKLDYFESDGDGPSSQNRALFDRNSFDFSIDEPGNYANEIWTGSLTATVDIGAGTLTNVFGWRKYDATTLGDIDATPLFLFHSTTETAQEQFSNELRYAISLDSLDLTVGGFWFEQDLAYTEERSLRRDLPVNLQPPRFWGGGSQNHEVIGVFANAQWEFVDNLSLIAGIRWNQETKDAGVTFIRPRPSCSVVQGTCPTSGTNPFVPGESNGFTDRVRFRNVSPKLGLQYEFANSQVYGHWSRGFRSGGYNFRITDVALFNRILAATDGALGFDEEQVDTYEVGGKFQTADRSFTLNLAGYVTKIGNMQREVNTAGPSGVVQNIVNTADATIMGIDAEARMRVSDSLVFTANLGLIDAEYDSLLFNIGSSDGITGNPADSLGLSIPRVSPVTVGAGFIHELDLGSSNILTRVNYQYRDKAAYTDDNLGWLNDLSMLEANITWNTPVDGLSLSIYGRNLLDQVQEGGDTQVPFGPAFPGSTSTGVRRPFGLQPTAGTFSPLMRGRNVGIEALFEF, encoded by the coding sequence ATGCAGAAACATATCCTTTTGCGACGCTCGTTGGCATTGCTGCTTTCCACGGCTGCCATAAGCCCATTTGCCGCGCACGCTCAGGACGCCGAGCCCCAAAACCAGCAAGAGACGAGTGCTAACTCGCTCGACGCGATCAACGAAATTCTCGTTACCGGAACCAAGACCAAGGATGCCGAGAACGTGCAGGACGTGCCGCTGGCCGTAACGGCGTTCAACGCCAGTACACTCGAAGCTTTCAAGATCCGCAACATCGCTGGCCTCTCGTTTCAAGCGCCGAGTGTCAGTCTCGACGATGTGGGCACGACCCGCGGCGCGGCCAACTTCACGATCCGTGGCGTCGGCATCAACTCGTCGATCCCCTCGATCGACCCGACCGTGGGCGTCTTCGTTGACGGCGTGTATCTCGGCATCAACGGGGGCGTGGTGTTCGACCTGTTCGACCTCGATAGCGTTGAAGTGCTGCGCGGCCCGCAGGGTGTGCTGTTTGGCCGCAACGTCACCGGCGGCGCGGTGGTGATCAACACCGGCAACCCGACCGAGGACTTCCGCGGCAAGTTCCGCGCGGCGGTCGACGGCCCGGTCGATGGCGGCCGCGGCGGCGCCAACTACACCGTCAGCGGCGTGCTGAGCGGCCCGATCGTCGAGGACGTGCTGCTGTTCAAGGTCGGCGCCTATTACAACAAGGACGAAGGCTACTTCACGAACCTGTTCGACAATTCGAACCACGGTGCAGCCGAAACCAAGATCCTGCGTGGCGCGCTGGAAGCCCGCCTCGGCGGCCTGACCCTGCTCGGCAAGCTCGACTACTTCGAGAGCGACGGCGACGGCCCGTCCAGCCAGAACCGGGCTCTTTTTGACCGAAATTCGTTCGATTTCTCGATTGATGAGCCGGGCAATTACGCGAACGAAATCTGGACCGGTTCACTTACCGCGACGGTTGATATCGGTGCCGGCACACTGACCAACGTGTTCGGCTGGCGCAAGTATGACGCCACCACCCTCGGCGATATCGACGCCACACCTCTCTTTCTGTTCCATTCAACGACCGAGACGGCACAGGAGCAATTTTCAAACGAGCTGCGTTATGCAATTTCGCTCGACAGCCTAGACTTGACCGTTGGCGGGTTTTGGTTCGAACAAGATCTTGCCTACACCGAAGAACGCAGCCTGCGCCGTGACCTGCCGGTGAACCTGCAACCCCCGCGCTTCTGGGGCGGCGGTTCGCAGAACCACGAAGTAATCGGTGTGTTCGCCAACGCCCAGTGGGAATTTGTTGACAATCTTTCGCTGATCGCGGGCATCCGCTGGAATCAGGAAACTAAGGATGCAGGCGTCACCTTCATCCGTCCGCGGCCAAGCTGTTCGGTGGTCCAAGGCACCTGCCCGACATCGGGCACCAACCCCTTCGTTCCCGGAGAGAGCAACGGCTTCACAGATCGCGTGCGTTTCCGCAACGTCTCGCCAAAGCTCGGTTTACAATACGAGTTCGCAAACAGCCAGGTCTATGGGCACTGGAGCCGCGGCTTCCGTTCGGGTGGCTACAACTTCCGCATAACCGACGTCGCGTTGTTCAATCGCATTCTTGCTGCTACCGATGGCGCGCTGGGCTTCGACGAAGAGCAGGTCGACACCTACGAAGTCGGGGGCAAGTTCCAGACGGCCGACCGTTCGTTTACACTCAATCTTGCTGGTTATGTGACCAAGATCGGCAATATGCAGCGTGAGGTGAACACGGCAGGCCCTTCGGGCGTCGTTCAGAATATTGTTAATACTGCCGATGCCACCATCATGGGCATTGACGCCGAAGCCCGCATGCGGGTGTCGGACTCGCTGGTTTTCACCGCTAACCTCGGCCTGATTGACGCGGAATACGACAGCCTATTGTTCAATATCGGCAGTTCCGACGGTATCACCGGTAATCCGGCGGATTCGCTCGGCCTTAGCATACCGCGCGTCTCGCCGGTCACTGTGGGTGCCGGTTTCATCCACGAACTCGACCTCGGGAGCAGTAACATCCTCACGCGAGTGAACTACCAATATCGCGACAAAGCGGCCTACACGGACGACAACCTGGGATGGCTGAACGATTTGAGCATGCTGGAAGCCAACATTACTTGGAACACACCGGTCGACGGGCTGTCGCTCTCAATCTACGGGCGCAACCTGCTCGATCAGGTGCAGGAAGGGGGCGACACACAGGTACCCTTCGGTCCGGCCTTCCCTGGTTCAACCTCGACTGGCGTGCGCCGTCCGTTCGGACTGCAACCCACCGCCGGCACCTTCTCACCGCTGATGCGTGGCCGGAACGTGGGTATCGAAGCTCTGTTTGAGTTTTAA
- a CDS encoding TetR/AcrR family transcriptional regulator has protein sequence MVPVMEQWSQNCRLERRKGAIVAAARDLFIKNGFEQTTLAEIVNLSGGSLSTVYKLFGNKDGLLEAVVLKNAASGEAIIRDAMEAGLAPGPTLHQVADGLQKLFLHPDVVAIVRIVIGRSVSDPRFARRFFERTANRTRDAMRELFARWQEAGYSMQGTPDFLADQFMSLFSTDLQRQAFSYGVIGTTSREMIAARTDFFLKAAEILPP, from the coding sequence ATGGTTCCCGTGATGGAGCAATGGTCTCAAAACTGTCGCTTGGAGCGCCGCAAGGGTGCTATCGTCGCGGCTGCGCGGGACCTGTTTATCAAGAACGGTTTCGAGCAAACAACGCTTGCCGAAATCGTCAATCTTTCGGGCGGGTCCCTATCGACCGTATACAAGCTCTTTGGTAATAAAGACGGGCTTCTCGAGGCAGTGGTGCTAAAAAATGCTGCCTCAGGCGAAGCAATTATTCGCGACGCTATGGAAGCCGGCTTGGCGCCAGGTCCCACGCTGCATCAGGTGGCCGACGGGCTTCAGAAGCTTTTTCTTCACCCTGACGTAGTGGCAATCGTTCGCATCGTTATTGGCCGAAGTGTCAGCGACCCTCGATTTGCAAGAAGATTCTTCGAACGTACCGCTAATCGTACGAGGGACGCAATGCGCGAGCTATTCGCGCGTTGGCAAGAAGCAGGATACTCCATGCAGGGTACTCCTGATTTTCTGGCGGATCAATTTATGAGCTTGTTTTCAACCGATCTACAAAGGCAGGCATTCAGCTATGGTGTGATAGGGACAACCTCGCGCGAGATGATCGCAGCACGCACGGATTTTTTCCTGAAGGCAGCAGAAATTTTGCCGCCCTAG
- a CDS encoding efflux RND transporter periplasmic adaptor subunit: protein MSRCFTALLALLAFAGCSGRNDPPPPPPLPVEVVTIAPQAVPNVIELPGRVEPVRMAEVRARVTGIVQRRLYVEGTDVQAGQPLFLIDPRELRATFAQTRASLERAKATAANARAVVERYKPLVAENAISSQEYDAALAAAREAEANVAQTRAQLEAASLQLNYTTVRAPIAGRAGRAEVTEGALVSQTEGTLLTRIEQSQPVYVNFAQAATEVLALRRAVSSGRLALDENGRVEVRLSFADGSEYPISGYINFLALSVDEETGTVDLRAEFPNPTGVLLPGEFVRAKLFIGQLKEGITIPQRAVVLSERGGSVFVVDRTGAVANRPIRLGALIGDRWIVEDGLKPGDKVVVSNIQKLRPGVAVKPINAAPSNVPRVVPAKER from the coding sequence ATGTCGCGCTGCTTCACGGCCCTCTTGGCCCTGCTGGCCTTTGCAGGATGTTCAGGCCGGAACGATCCACCGCCGCCGCCGCCGCTTCCGGTTGAAGTCGTGACCATTGCGCCGCAAGCCGTGCCGAACGTGATCGAGCTGCCAGGCCGAGTTGAGCCCGTTCGGATGGCTGAAGTGCGCGCGCGTGTCACGGGCATCGTGCAGCGGCGGCTTTACGTCGAAGGAACCGATGTCCAAGCTGGTCAGCCATTGTTCCTTATCGACCCGAGGGAGTTGAGGGCCACTTTTGCACAAACTCGTGCTTCGCTCGAACGAGCAAAAGCCACCGCAGCCAACGCCCGAGCGGTGGTGGAAAGATACAAACCCCTCGTTGCCGAAAATGCCATCAGCAGTCAGGAGTATGATGCAGCCCTTGCCGCAGCGCGAGAGGCCGAAGCAAATGTCGCGCAGACCCGCGCCCAGCTCGAAGCGGCATCCCTACAACTGAATTACACCACAGTCCGCGCACCGATTGCCGGGCGAGCAGGGCGCGCCGAAGTCACCGAAGGCGCGCTGGTTAGCCAGACCGAGGGGACACTTTTGACGCGCATCGAGCAGAGTCAGCCAGTCTATGTAAACTTCGCCCAAGCTGCCACCGAAGTTCTTGCATTACGCCGCGCTGTCTCGAGCGGCAGATTGGCTCTTGACGAAAATGGGCGGGTTGAAGTCAGGCTGAGCTTCGCCGACGGGTCCGAGTATCCCATTTCTGGGTATATCAATTTTCTGGCGCTGTCCGTCGATGAAGAGACGGGTACCGTCGATCTGCGCGCCGAGTTTCCTAATCCAACCGGCGTTTTGCTCCCTGGCGAATTTGTTCGGGCAAAGCTGTTCATTGGGCAGTTGAAGGAAGGCATTACCATCCCACAACGTGCTGTTGTGCTCTCCGAGCGGGGTGGATCCGTATTCGTCGTCGACCGCACAGGGGCGGTGGCCAACCGCCCGATTCGATTAGGTGCGCTGATCGGGGATCGATGGATTGTCGAAGATGGCTTGAAGCCAGGCGATAAAGTGGTTGTCAGCAATATCCAGAAGCTGCGCCCTGGCGTGGCTGTAAAGCCGATAAACGCGGCTCCAAGCAATGTGCCGCGCGTGGTGCCGGCGAAGGAGCGTTGA